Within Acomys russatus chromosome 7, mAcoRus1.1, whole genome shotgun sequence, the genomic segment TCCGCTTAGTGGGTGGGAgcccttttctctttatatccACTTCTGCTGAGTGAGAGGACAGGAGagtttgttttattcctttatttattggGGGTTACCTCCAGAACCCACTGGAACACTGCTAAATGACCACACACATATCTCCTTCATCCTTTTCTCTAGAAGCAATGTAGCCAGTCAACTCTTCTTTTCATGagtggaattttgtttgtttgttgtttgtttgagacagggtttctttatcttggaactcactttgtagaccgggctggtctcgaactcacagagatccatccgcctTTGCCTGTTCCAGCACTGCCTGCCTGAGTAGGATATTCTTTTAAGGGCCTTCTAGCCTGAcactccacccctccccaccctgcgGCCCCCATACAGCGTGATGGGTCATGTTATTAAACTCCATGGTGGGATTGGGAGGAATCTCAAGCTGACCTCATGACTCCCTACTTCCTCCACTCCTGTCATTCTCTGGGGACAGTTACATCCCACAAAGTCATCGTGCAGAAATAGTTAAAGGCCACTGTTTTaattagggtcactattgctgtgatgaaacaaaagcaacctgggaggaaagggttagtTTACTTCCAGTCCCATATTAAGCTCACCATCAAAAACAGTGAGGGCAGAAGTCAAGCAGGGCAGCAGCCTctcagaggccacggaggggtgctgcttgcttgctcagcctgctttcttatagaacccaggatcacctgcccagcAATGGCTCCACCcatcatgggctgggccctcccttaTCAaccgctaattaagaaaatgccctacaagcttgcctacaacccaatctcatggaggcattttctccattgaggctccttcctctctgatgactttatcttgtgtcaagttgacataaatctagccagCGCAGTGACTAATCAGTCGACCTTAATATAGAGAGTTTCTCCACCAGGTGCGCCTGCCTGATGATGCCAGCCTTTTACAAGCGGAATTTTCTCTCATAGCTAGCAAAGGATGATGTCTGGATGAACAGATGCCAAGAGGaccagggtgggggggtgggggttggtggggtggggtggggatgggggtgggggaggttctGACCTGCCACTACAGCTTTAAATGGGGCAGGCACTGAGAAGAGGTTGAGAGAGGATGGGGACTTCAGTGCTTCAGCGGGAGGGAAGTGGCTTCTGGAAACACACCTGAGCGGCTTTGAAGTGGCTTCCCTCTCCATCCTGAACCCTGCCTAGCCGAAACACACTACCTGTGGCCTGGAACTCTGAGCAATCAAGCCAAGTACAAGCTGTGACCTTCAGAAAAGTGAAACCATGTGTGGGTGTTGCTCTCAGCTACCAAGTTCATGGTAATCCATTTTTATAGCAGTGCAAAACCATATACCTCCAGGGGTTCTAACCTTTCAATAAAAACTTCTGCTATAGACTTATCAGGACTTGCCATTTTATCCTTATagcagttactttttaaaattatcaccATTTCACAGATACGATTCAGAGATATTGCATATTTTTCCTAAGGTCACAGTAGGTAAAAGCATCCACTGTGAGCACCCAGTATCTACACTATGCTTTCAATATGCTCGAAAGCACAGCATGAGAGCCTTCTTAACCTGGCTCTTGTTAGTCCATCCTTATCAGAAACTTCTTCACTTAACTCTTTATAGCCAGTGACTGCCATGCtctcttgatattttttttttttgagtctgcaTATTGATTCTTTCTGTCATGTGTTTacccctgcccctcccatctCTTTCAAATGGCTCTTTTTTGTCTTGTTCAGTGGTACCCCTGATGGGAAGTCTTTTCGGACTCTCCCAGATGAGGTCTATGCCGCTGTGCAGCATCCAGTCGTGTTCCCTTCACACATGGTGACGTTCCTGGTCAGAACACGGAAGGCCTGGTGCTGGAAATGTTTATTGAGCTCCGGTGAGCTCCTGGCAGgccaggacatttgctcatcaTCACATCCTTTGCCCTGGGCTTAGAGCACAGTGGGAACTCAGCAAATGTTCCAGGAAGGAATCATTCATCCGACAAAAGTACTTTACAAGAAATAATGAGACGTCCAAGGTCTTTAGACAGGGCAGTGAGATCTCCTCACTGTTCAGATCGAGCCTCCCAGAACAAGCTCAGAGAAAGCCTTGCACTGAGAGGGCTTTGAGCTTCGCGTTGTGGCTTTGGATTTGTGCTCTGATACTTGACTTTGCGCTTTTCCGACCCACATCTAGATGCCAGAAAATAGCAGAAACAGTTATAGtaacagcctcagtttcccctttggttttttgtttgttggtttggtttggtttttttcgagacagggtttttctgtgtagcgttggctgtcctagattcactttgtagaccaggctggcctcgaacttacagcgatccgcctgcctctgcctcccaagtgctgggattaaaggcatgtgccaccatcctcGGCTCAGTTTTCCCTTTGGAATTAGGACCTGTGATCAATTTAGATTTGGGCCCCCTAGGCCTCCACTGTAACAGTTTTTCTGTCAAGAAGGCTGTGGGAAGTGGAGGAGCGAGGCGGGGATCCTCAGCTCTCACCTGTGGGGAATTGGGCACCACTCTCAGGTCATTGCAGGTCAGTGCATGGACCTGGTTGTAGTTGAGGAAGAGTGGAAGGCTTAGAGGCAGCGCTTACACATCTAAGCTGCTTAGGTAGTGGATCACAACATCTCCACTAGAAACTGTttgatgcctcagtttccccacctgtgcaAAGAGGGCGCTGTCCTGATGGACCAAGACCACGCGCATCTGGGGGATTGGGGGAACTGGAAAACAAGGAAGGTGTTTCCAAGCAGCTCTAGACACAAGGTAAGAAGAAGCCGAACCTAGGGAGGCTCAGAGCAGATGCCGGGTGAGGTGCGGGCTCCAGGCCTTGTGGCGGAGAAGTTCCGGAGTCCATTGCTTGGAGTGGATAAAAACTCTTTATTGGACGCCAGTAACCGGAGCCAGGGGCAGACCCGGCGGCGGGACTGGGAGGGGCGAGTCTGGGTGCCGCGCCCGCGGTGCTCTCCGCGGCAACTCAGGGCGCTGGGGGCGGGAAGAGGTGGAGCCAGGTGGGGAGGAGCAAAACCCGGAGGCCTCGGGCACCGCGGGCAGTGCCAGAGCCGCTGGAATACAAACCCCGGCACCCTGCCTCGAGAGAGCCCGCGGTCCAAGCCAGCCCAAAGCAGCCGCTGCTGCCGGAGCCGCCGCCTGAGTTCAGTACACAGTCGGGGAGAAAGGCTAGTGAGGCCGGAGAACGGTTCGCGGATTCTTCTGTTCGGGAGCTGCCAGGTTGCCCGCGCTGGCCCTGCCGCCCCAGTAGCACACAGCCGGACCTGTCCCTCGCCTCCCAGTTGCGCCATGGATCTTTCCGAGAAGAAGATATCGGTGTGGATCTGCCAGGAGGAGAAGCTGGTGTCCGGCCTCTCCCGCCGCACCACCTGCTCGGACGTGGTGCGAGTGCTTTTGGAGGACGGCTGCAGGCGGCGCCGCAGGCAGCGGCGTAGCCAGCGACGGGGGATCGCGGAGGACCCCTCCGGTCAGTTGGAGTTGCCAGAGCCCCCGGATGAAAACGACGAGGACGACGACGACACGATGCCCCAGGGCATGCTATGTGGACCCCCGCACTGCTATTGCATCGTGGAGAAGTGGCGCGGCTTTGAGCGCATCCTGCCCAACAAGACACGAATCTTGCGCCTCTGGACTGCCTGGGGCGACGAGCAGGAGAATGTGCGCTTCGTGCTAGTACGCAGCGAGGCGTCGCTGCCCAACGCCGGGCCGCGCAGCGCGGAGGCGCGGGTAGTGCTCAGCCGTGAGCGCCCCTGCCCGGCCCGGGGAGCCCCGGCGcggcccagcctggccttgacccAGGAGAAGCAGCGGCGGGTGGTACGCAAGGCCTTCCGCAAGCTGGCCAAGCTCAACCGGAGGCGCCAGCAGCAGCCACCGTCGCCTTGTTCGTCCACGTCGTCGTCCACCGCCTCCTCCTGCTCGTCGCCTCCTCGGGCCCACGAGAGCGCGTCGGTGGAGCGCATGGAGACGCTGGTgcatctggtgctgtctcaggaCCACACTATCCGCCAACAGGTGCAGCGGCTCCGGGAGCTGGACTGCGAGATAGATCGCTATGAGGCCAAGGTGCACCTAGACCGCATGCGGAGACACGGAGTCAACTACGTGCAGGATACGTACCTGGTGGGGGCCGGCATCGACTTCGACGGGCCAGCTCCTGAAGAGGAGCCCGAGGATGCGACGCTGGCGGAGAAGGGGACGGAGGCGACGACACCCTTGGATAGCGAGGTGCAGGCAGCCGCGCTGGAGGAGCTGTCCCGGCGCTGCGACGACTTGGTGAAGCTGCAGGAGGAGCGCTCCCAGCAGGAGG encodes:
- the Rassf10 gene encoding ras association domain-containing protein 10; translated protein: MDLSEKKISVWICQEEKLVSGLSRRTTCSDVVRVLLEDGCRRRRRQRRSQRRGIAEDPSGQLELPEPPDENDEDDDDTMPQGMLCGPPHCYCIVEKWRGFERILPNKTRILRLWTAWGDEQENVRFVLVRSEASLPNAGPRSAEARVVLSRERPCPARGAPARPSLALTQEKQRRVVRKAFRKLAKLNRRRQQQPPSPCSSTSSSTASSCSSPPRAHESASVERMETLVHLVLSQDHTIRQQVQRLRELDCEIDRYEAKVHLDRMRRHGVNYVQDTYLVGAGIDFDGPAPEEEPEDATLAEKGTEATTPLDSEVQAAALEELSRRCDDLVKLQEERSQQEELLERLSAEIQEELNQRWMQRRNEELAAREEPPEPDGGPDGELLLEQERVRTQLSTSLYIGLRLSTDLEAVKADLDYSQQQRDIKERELQGLLQTLRTFEQTVVHDGALSSGGPPREPQPQTCAEMWVDQARGLAKSCSGNDEDSDTGLSSMHSQDSDSVPPVGESLV